A single region of the Jaculus jaculus isolate mJacJac1 chromosome 15, mJacJac1.mat.Y.cur, whole genome shotgun sequence genome encodes:
- the Kiss1r gene encoding kiSS-1 receptor gives MPAEAIARPNATWWTPANGSGCPGCGANASDSSDPAPRLLDAWLVPVFFAALMLLGLVGNSLVIYVICRHKHMRTVTNFYIANLAATDVTFLLCCVPFTALLYPLPAWVLGEFMCKFVNYIQQVSVQATCATLTAMSVDRWYVTVFPLRALHRRTPRLALAVSLSIWVGSAAVSAPVLALHRLSPGPRTYCSEAFPSRALERAFAIYNLLALYLLPLFATCACYGAMLRHLGRATVRPAPSDGALQGQLLAQHACAVRTKVSRLVAAVVLLFAACWGPIQLFLVLQALGPAGAWHPRSYAAYALKIWAHCMSYSNSALNPLLYAFLGSHFRQAFRRVCPCTPRRQRTPRGPRHSHSAAPHTELQSLAALPAPARMPGKGAADALCVLSEHTAPL, from the exons ATGCCGGCCGAAGCTATAGCGAGACCCAACGCGACCTGGTGGACTCCAGCCAACGGATCCGGATGCCCGGGCTGTGGTGCCAACGCCTCGGATAGCTCGGACCCGGCGCCGCGGCTCCTGGACGCCTGGCTAGTTCCTGTGTTCTTCGCTGCGCTGATGTTGCTCGGCCTGGTCGGAAACTCACTGGTCATCTACGTTATTTGCCGCCACAAGCACATGAGGACGGTGACCAACTTCTACATCG CCAACCTGGCTGCCACGGACGTGACCTTCCTGCTCTGCTGTGTGCCCTTCACCGCCCTGCTCTACCCGCTGCCCGCCTGGGTGCTGGGCGAGTTCATGTGCAAGTTCGTGAACTACATCCAGCAG GTTTCGGTGCAggccacatgtgccactctgacgGCCATGAGTGTGGACCGCTGGTATGTGACCGTGTTCCCGCTGCGCGCCCTGCACCGCCGGACCCCGCGCCTGGCGCTGGCCGTCAGTCTCAGCATATGGGTGG GCTCGGCGGCTGTGTCGGCCCCAGTGCTCGCCCTGCACCGGCTGTCGCCTGGACCACGCACCTACTGCAGCGAGGCCTTCCCCAGCCGGGCCTTGGAACGAGCCTTCGCCATCTACAACCTGTTGGCGCTCTACCTGCTCCCTCTGTTCGCCACCTGCGCCTGCTACGGAGCCATGCTGCGCCACCTGGGCCGGGCCACCGTGCGCCCCGCACCCTCCGACGGTGCCCTGCAG GGCCAGCTGCTGGCCCAGCACGCCTGCGCAGTGCGCACCAAGGTCTCCCGGCTGGTGGCCGCGGTGGTACTGCTCTTTGCCGCTTGCTGGGGCCCCATTCAGCTCTTCCTCGTGCTCCAAGCGCTAGGCCCAGCTGGAGCCTGGCACCCCCGGAGCTACGCAGCCTACGCGCTCAAGATTTGGGCCCACTGCATGTCCTACAGCAACTCCGCGCTCAACCCACTGCTCTACGCGTTCTTGGGGTCGCACTTCAGGCAGGCCTTCCGCAGGGTGTGCCCTTGCACCCCTCGACGCCAGCGCACACCCCGTGGACCTCGACATTCCCACTCCGCTGCACCCCACACCGAGCTGCAGAGCCTGGCCGCCCTCCCCGCTCCTGCCAGGATGCCCGGGAAGGGTGCTGCAGACGCGCTGTGTGTCCTGAGTGAACACACTGCCCCTCTGTGA
- the R3hdm4 gene encoding R3H domain-containing protein 4: MVALENPDGGPATAAGTPGGRSALPLPGCLPPLAGSQVKRLSASRRKQHFINQAVRNSDLVPKAKGRKSLQRLENTQYLLTLLETNGGPPGVEDVDLTPPAAPGIFAEACSNATYVEVWNDFMNRSGEEQERVLRYLEDHGGHSKARRRGPGRGEDRRREDPAFTPRDCFQRISRRLRSVLKRSRIPMETLESWEERLLRFFSVSPQAVYTAMLDNSFERLLLHAVCQYMDLISASADLEGHRQMKVSNRHMDFLPPELLLSAYLEQQ; encoded by the exons ATGGTGGCTCTCGAGAACCCCGACGGCGGCCCAGCGACGGCCGCGGGGACGCCGGGCGGCCGGAGCGCGCT GCCCCTTCCAGGCTGCCTGCCCCCGCTAGCGGGCTCTCAAGTAAAGAGACTCTCGGCTTCCAGACGCAAGCAACACTTTATCAATCAGGCTGTGCGGAACTCCGACTTGGTGCCCAAGGCCAAGGGACGGAAGAGCCTGCAGCGCTTGGAGAACA CCCAATATCTTCTGACCCTGCTGGAGACAAACGGGGGTCCGCCTGGTGTGGAGGATGTGGATCTGACGCCCCCTGCGGCACCTGGCATCTTTGCAGAAGCCTGCAGCAATGCCACCTATGTGGAG GTCTGGAATGACTTCATGAACCGCTCGGGCGAGGAGCAGGAGCGAGTGCTCCGCTACCTGGAGGACCATGGAGGCCACAGCAAGGCGCGGCGGCGGGGCCCTGGCCGCGGGGAGGACCGGCGGCGAG AGGACCCAGCCTTCACGCCCCGAGACTGCTTCCAGCGCATCAGTCGGCGCCTGCGCTCCGTGCTCAAACGCAGCCGCATTCCCATG GAAACCCTGGAGAGCTGGGAGGAGAGGCTGCTCAGATTCTTCTCTGTGTCCCCTCAGGCTGTGTACACAGCCATGCTGGACAACAG CTTCGAGCGGCTGCTGCTCCACGCTGTGTGCCAGTACATGGACCTTATCTCAGCCA GTGCTGACCTGGAAGGCCACCGACAGATGAAGGTCAGCAACCGCCACATGGACTTCCTTCCACCGGAGCTGCTCCTGTCTGCTTACCTGGAGCAGCAATGA